In one Pangasianodon hypophthalmus isolate fPanHyp1 chromosome 22, fPanHyp1.pri, whole genome shotgun sequence genomic region, the following are encoded:
- the rad21a gene encoding double-strand-break repair protein rad21 homolog A, translated as MFYAHFVLSKRGPLAKIWLAAHWDKKLTKAHVFECNLESSVESIISPKVKMALRTSGHLLLGVVRIYHRKAKYLLADCNEAFIKIKMAFRPGVVDLPEDNREAAYNAITLPEEFHDFDQPLPDLDDIDVAQQFTLNQSRVEEITMREEVGNISLMNDDHFGDFGIEDREILREETAFEDPTFIHGPSASNLLLEAEPGPAHLPDKSTNLDYDDFGDNNLENSDGGILVDKLLSGDGGGGIFDDPPAITDSVMMPPDHRDDDDDDYDHLSPAGAPDSPDSGPVEALPNTTDQTEQTTLVPNEEEAFALEPIDITVKETKAKRKRKLIVDSLKELDSKTIRAQLSDYSDIVTTLDLAPPTKKLMMWKETGGVEKLFSLPAQPLWNSRLLKMFTRCLTPLVPDELRKRRKGGEADSLEEFLKELENPEVPREEQLSHRPDIIDQTIVEEPSILHTSSVEGSRTALDETLMPPPSRQRGVKRKSQEPEAALPTMSILDQSVPPPMEQSVLSQQLDMPQVDLPPEDSGNLSRIVPELDLLGEKNKDKEDSEEEEEGEGQGGDQDQEERRWNKRTQQMLHGLQRVVAKTGAQSISLLELCRNNNRKQAAAKFYSFLVLKKQQAVDLSQAEPYSDIIATPGPRFHIV; from the exons ATGTTTTACGCCCACTTCGTCCTCAGCAAGCGAGGGCCGCTGGCCAAGATCTGGCTGGCGGCCCATTGGGACAAGAAGCTGACCAAAGCCCACGTCTTTGAGTGCAACCTGGAGAGCAGCGTGGAGAGCATCATTTCACCCAAG GTTAAAATGGCTCTGCGTACATCTGGTCACCTGCTCCTGGGGGTGGTGAGGATCTACCACAGGAAGGCCAAGTATCTGCTCGCTGACTGTAATGAGGCATTTATAAAGATCAAAATGGCTTTCCGACCAG GGGTTGTGGATCTGCCTGAAGATAATCGCGAGGCTGCTTACAACGCCATCACCCTGCCCGAGGAATTTCACGACTTTGATCAGCCGCTTCCTGATCTCGA CGATATAGATGTAGCACAGCAGTTCACGCTGAACCAGAGCCGAGTGGAGGAGATCACCATGAGGGAGGAGGTGGGGAACATAAGCCTCATGAACGACGACCACTTCG GTGATTTTGGCATTGAGGACCGGGAGATCCTTAGGGAGGAGACTGCCTTTGAGGACCCCACCTTTATTCATGGACCCTCTGCCTCCAATCTCCTGCTGGAGGCGGAGCCTGGCCCCGCCCACCTTCCCGACAAGTCAACTAACCTCGACTACGACGACTTTGGAGATAACAACCTGGAGAACAGCGATGGCGGGATACTTG TGGATAAGCTCTTGAGTGGCGATGGCGGCGGTGGGATATTCGACGATCCTCCGGCCATCACAGACAGCGTCATGATGCCTCCAGACCACAGAGACGACGACGATGACGACTATGACCACCTTTCAC CGGCTGGAGCTCCAGACAGTCCTGATTCAGGTCCGGTTGAGGCTCTACCCAACACTACAGACCAGACGGAGCAGACCACGCTGGTGCCTAACGAGGAGGAGGCCTTTGCTCTCGAGCCCATCGACATCACTG TGAAAGAGACAAAGgcgaagagaaagaggaagctGATCGTGGACAGCCTGAAAGAGCTCGACAGTAAGACCATCCGCGCTCAGCTGAGCGATTATTCCGACATTGTTACTACACTGGATCTGGCCCCACCTACCAAGAAGCTGATGATGTGGAAAGAGACTGGAGGGGTGGAGAAGCTGTTCTCTCTGCCTGCCCAGCCACTGTGGAACAGCAGACTGCTCAAG ATGTTCACACGCTGCCTGACTCCACTGGTGCCAGACGagctgaggaagaggaggaagggtGGCGAGGCTGACAGCCTGGAGGAGTtcctgaaggagctggagaacCCTGAGGTTCCCCGTGAGGAACAGCTGAGCCACAGGCCCGACATCATTG ATCAAACCATTGTGGAGGAGCCCAGCATACTGCATACTTCGTCTGTGGAGGGCAGCAGAACCGCGCTGGACGAGACCCTGATGCCGCCTCCTTCACGGCAGCGTGGAGTCAAACGCAAGTCCCAGGAGCCCGAAGCTGCTCTGCCT ACGATGAGCATACTGGATCAGTCCGTGCCTCCGCCGATGGAGCAGTCGGTGTTGTCCCAGCAGCTGGACATGCCACAGGTTGACCTTCCTCCAGAAGACAGCGGCAACCTGTCGAGAATCGTGCCAGAGCTCGACTTGCTGGGAGAGAAGAACAAGGACAAGGAGGAcagcgaggaggaggag GAGGGCGAAGGACAAGGTGGAGACCAGGACCAAGAGGAGAGACGGTGGAACAAGAGAACCCAGCAGATGCTGCATGGACTTCAG CGTGTGGTGGCTAAGACTGGTGCCCAGTCCATCAGCCTGCTGGAGCTTTGcagaaacaacaacaggaaACAAGCCGCCGCCAAGTTCTACAGCTTCCTCGTCCTGAAGAAACAGCAAGCAGTGGATCTGTCCCAAGCCGAGCCTTACAGCGACATCATCGCTACGCCGGGACCGCGATTCCACATTGTATAG